One window from the genome of Tolypothrix sp. NIES-4075 encodes:
- a CDS encoding alpha/beta fold hydrolase, whose product MSIFCLVHGAGQGAWCWDLLIPELEERGHKAVTMDLPIEDPSASLSDFADAVLRSLPKDEDDIILVGHSMAGTVIPIVASKRRVRKLVFLAALIPYPGTSTLDQFYEDIPDMLKAVGYDRPQESKLQKFRDEPDMFVPASIGKNPFLSEAVAIELLFHDCKLDVARWAVSKLRNHQSPAHLSDIFPVQALPNVECVYIVCTDDRTISPAWSRYAARKRLGVDAIELPGGHCPYLSRPVHLASVLCG is encoded by the coding sequence ATGAGTATTTTTTGTTTAGTTCACGGCGCCGGTCAAGGTGCGTGGTGTTGGGATCTGCTAATTCCGGAACTGGAAGAAAGGGGACACAAAGCAGTAACGATGGATTTGCCAATTGAAGATCCATCCGCTAGTTTGTCTGATTTTGCTGATGCAGTGCTGCGATCGCTTCCTAAAGACGAAGACGATATTATCTTAGTTGGTCACTCAATGGCTGGTACTGTTATCCCCATTGTTGCCAGCAAACGTCGTGTGCGTAAACTTGTGTTCCTCGCTGCGCTGATTCCATACCCAGGAACTAGTACGCTTGACCAGTTTTATGAAGACATACCTGATATGCTGAAGGCAGTAGGGTACGATCGCCCACAAGAGAGTAAGTTACAAAAGTTCCGTGATGAACCTGATATGTTCGTTCCGGCTTCGATTGGGAAAAATCCTTTCTTAAGCGAAGCAGTAGCAATCGAATTGCTCTTTCATGATTGTAAACTCGATGTGGCGCGTTGGGCAGTCTCAAAGCTACGAAATCATCAATCACCCGCACATCTGTCTGATATCTTTCCTGTGCAAGCTTTGCCTAATGTGGAGTGCGTGTATATAGTCTGCACCGATGACCGGACAATTTCCCCTGCATGGTCGCGTTATGCTGCACGCAAGCGCTTGGGAGTTGATGCGATAGAATTACCTGGGGGACATTGCCCGTATTTGTCTCGTCCTGTTCACCTTGCTTCGGTATTGTGTGGATAG
- a CDS encoding class I SAM-dependent methyltransferase, with product MPRKTAQEKQAYRTEVIRRLNAAMPSVMQEYASINWAEEVKGYRTDHEYYPDYIQAPIHGVTDSYTNPQSCLAWDAAMDVIIPLSHNVSCLSLREKMAELIPKDTQIDTVLELGAGTAEGALALARRFPQATFRVTDVSPYMLAIAQHKFNKAGFSERAKFEQVDARHTGYPDNSFDLVTSSLLFHETPKEWTPKILKEMYRITKPGGWVLYADTFRGEYALSAYIEEPWLDDFIHFNFEYEFAKAGFTELSYIPYAVGLWYMVGRKIET from the coding sequence ATGCCGAGAAAGACCGCACAGGAAAAACAAGCGTATCGAACCGAGGTGATTCGACGTCTTAACGCAGCGATGCCCTCAGTAATGCAGGAATATGCCTCAATTAATTGGGCAGAGGAAGTAAAAGGCTACCGTACCGACCATGAATATTACCCTGACTACATCCAGGCTCCCATTCATGGCGTAACCGATTCCTACACCAACCCTCAGTCGTGTTTAGCCTGGGATGCTGCTATGGATGTTATTATTCCCCTCAGCCACAATGTTAGTTGCCTTTCTTTGCGCGAGAAAATGGCTGAACTAATTCCTAAAGACACTCAAATTGATACGGTGCTAGAGCTTGGTGCAGGTACGGCTGAAGGAGCGCTGGCTCTGGCACGGCGGTTTCCACAAGCCACTTTTCGCGTTACTGATGTTTCGCCTTACATGCTGGCGATCGCTCAACACAAGTTTAACAAAGCTGGATTTAGTGAGCGGGCTAAGTTCGAGCAGGTGGACGCCCGTCACACTGGCTACCCTGACAACTCCTTCGATCTTGTCACCTCATCACTACTCTTTCACGAGACGCCTAAAGAGTGGACACCTAAGATTCTTAAGGAGATGTACCGGATTACCAAACCCGGAGGTTGGGTACTATACGCTGACACCTTTCGTGGTGAATACGCCCTGAGCGCTTATATTGAAGAACCGTGGTTGGATGACTTTATCCATTTCAACTTCGAGTATGAGTTTGCGAAAGCAGGTTTTACAGAACTCAGTTACATTCCTTATGCCGTGGGTTTGTGGTATATGGTTGGTCGCAAGATAGAAACGTGA
- a CDS encoding nitroreductase family protein, translating to MTRLDNLGVNKSSDTQYPIDDLLSARWSPLAFSEKSVEPEKLRSVLEAARWAASSYNEQPWSFIVATKDNQAEFDRLLSCLAEGNQEWAHTAPVLMLSVAKLQFERNGVENRHAFHDVGAAAAQLAMQATALGLFIHQMAGFDVPLSRSLYSIPEGYEPVAAIALGYIGDPQTLSEKLLQRTNAPRTRKPLENFVFTGRWNETSPVVTSQ from the coding sequence ATGACAAGACTTGATAATCTTGGAGTCAACAAATCATCTGATACTCAATATCCGATTGATGATTTGTTATCAGCACGCTGGAGTCCTCTAGCTTTCTCAGAAAAATCGGTTGAACCAGAAAAATTACGCAGTGTGTTAGAAGCAGCACGATGGGCGGCTTCTTCTTACAACGAACAGCCGTGGAGTTTTATCGTTGCAACTAAGGACAACCAGGCTGAATTCGACCGTTTACTGAGCTGTTTAGCAGAAGGTAATCAAGAGTGGGCGCATACTGCCCCAGTATTAATGCTATCTGTGGCGAAGCTACAATTTGAGCGCAACGGCGTGGAAAATCGACACGCTTTTCATGATGTTGGGGCAGCAGCAGCTCAACTAGCGATGCAAGCAACGGCATTGGGGCTATTTATTCACCAAATGGCTGGATTTGATGTACCTTTATCGCGATCGCTGTACAGCATTCCTGAAGGTTATGAGCCGGTGGCAGCGATCGCACTAGGTTATATAGGAGATCCGCAAACCCTGTCTGAAAAACTGTTGCAACGAACCAACGCTCCGCGCACCCGTAAGCCTTTAGAAAATTTTGTCTTCACCGGGAGATGGAACGAGACTTCACCAGTGGTTACTTCTCAATGA
- a CDS encoding cupin domain-containing protein has translation MNQQCFINTNTQQWLDMQQFSGTQILPLAEPVPQGSIHRLRMTASTIIPVHHHPCDEYVYVIQGTIETGGRECKAGTFWFTPANAKNGPHKAITDVEIITIRLGEMGVFEKL, from the coding sequence ATGAATCAACAATGCTTCATTAACACTAATACCCAACAATGGCTTGATATGCAGCAATTTTCAGGAACGCAAATCTTGCCACTAGCTGAACCAGTTCCCCAAGGTTCAATTCATCGACTTCGCATGACAGCAAGTACTATCATTCCAGTTCACCACCATCCTTGTGATGAGTACGTATATGTTATTCAAGGAACTATCGAAACGGGTGGACGCGAATGCAAAGCTGGAACTTTTTGGTTTACTCCTGCCAATGCCAAAAATGGTCCTCACAAAGCAATTACAGATGTAGAAATCATCACAATTCGTCTTGGTGAAATGGGAGTTTTTGAGAAGCTGTAA
- a CDS encoding ArsR/SmtB family transcription factor: protein MSRHAASADIFMAIADPTRRALLDQLRSGEQPVKQLAEPFAMSLPAISQHLQILCEAGLVQMRKAGRQRLYRLNPEPLKQISDWIADYEHFWQEKLNALGTYLEEES, encoded by the coding sequence ATGAGTAGACATGCTGCCAGTGCAGATATATTTATGGCGATCGCCGATCCGACACGACGAGCGTTATTAGATCAATTGCGTAGCGGTGAGCAACCCGTCAAACAGCTAGCTGAACCATTTGCCATGAGTTTACCAGCCATATCTCAGCACTTGCAGATACTTTGTGAAGCTGGCTTAGTCCAAATGCGGAAAGCAGGACGACAGCGTTTGTATCGGCTTAATCCGGAACCACTAAAGCAGATATCTGACTGGATTGCCGATTACGAGCATTTTTGGCAGGAAAAACTTAATGCCCTTGGCACCTATCTAGAGGAGGAATCATGA
- a CDS encoding nucleotidyltransferase family protein: MTNPTIGIIILAAGASTRMGKPKQLLPYQGRSLLRHITEVAIASKNQPVIVVLGANAEIIKPEICQLPVQIVENLQWASGMSSSIQAGVNALGQNVEAVAIALCDQPFVSVQVINQLVEAYRLTNKAIVACEYANTLGVPALFHHSFFSELMTLKQGEGAKQIIKKYINQVTSIPFLQGKIDIDTPDDYEQLQIM, encoded by the coding sequence ATGACAAACCCCACTATTGGCATCATCATCCTCGCAGCGGGTGCATCAACGCGCATGGGCAAACCAAAACAATTATTACCGTATCAGGGTCGCAGCTTGCTTCGTCATATAACAGAAGTAGCGATCGCCTCCAAAAACCAACCCGTCATCGTCGTACTTGGGGCAAATGCCGAAATCATAAAACCAGAAATTTGTCAACTACCCGTGCAAATTGTAGAAAATCTTCAATGGGCTTCGGGGATGAGTTCTTCAATTCAAGCTGGTGTAAATGCTTTGGGGCAAAATGTAGAAGCAGTAGCGATCGCACTTTGCGATCAGCCTTTTGTTTCTGTGCAAGTTATCAATCAACTTGTAGAAGCATATCGTTTGACGAATAAAGCGATCGTTGCTTGCGAGTATGCAAATACGTTAGGCGTACCAGCTTTATTTCACCATAGTTTTTTCTCAGAATTGATGACCCTTAAACAAGGAGAAGGCGCCAAGCAGATAATAAAGAAATACATCAACCAAGTTACTTCTATTCCTTTCTTGCAAGGGAAGATTGATATTGATACGCCCGATGATTACGAGCAATTACAAATAATGTAG
- a CDS encoding PEP-CTERM sorting domain-containing protein: MFIRKFASIAALSLSAIASFSYADAAHAMSFTMGTGTTGPNGETNQGAYTKDKNAITIDFNDTKNEKGKKVDGKAPTTGFAQYSFSNSTSKVASTNWAPTGPDGEVNTSKHLQVFDNSSVTISLQSLTKSFGLDWGAAHPGNTLSFFNGDKLIQTFTTANMGEFALYSMLHSGPKADGAKQLADGKYYQGNGYVQFFAQNSNEYFNKIVISQKGGGGFESDNHSFRTVPEPSLALGMLAIGGGMLLRKRKNQKALNLG; this comes from the coding sequence ATGTTTATCAGGAAATTTGCTTCAATTGCTGCTTTATCTTTATCTGCGATCGCTTCCTTCTCCTACGCTGATGCTGCTCACGCGATGTCATTCACGATGGGCACAGGTACTACAGGTCCTAACGGAGAAACCAATCAAGGTGCGTATACCAAAGACAAAAACGCAATCACGATTGACTTCAACGATACCAAGAACGAAAAAGGCAAAAAAGTAGACGGTAAAGCACCAACTACTGGATTTGCTCAGTACTCATTCAGTAACTCAACAAGTAAAGTTGCGAGCACCAATTGGGCACCAACTGGTCCAGATGGTGAGGTAAACACCTCTAAACATCTGCAAGTTTTCGATAATAGCTCCGTCACAATTAGCCTACAGAGTTTGACAAAATCTTTCGGTTTAGACTGGGGTGCCGCTCACCCGGGTAATACTCTCTCTTTCTTCAATGGAGACAAGTTAATCCAGACCTTTACAACTGCGAATATGGGTGAATTTGCTCTCTACTCGATGCTGCATTCAGGACCTAAGGCAGATGGTGCGAAACAATTGGCTGATGGAAAGTACTATCAAGGCAATGGCTACGTTCAGTTCTTTGCACAGAACAGCAATGAATACTTCAACAAAATCGTGATTTCCCAAAAAGGAGGCGGTGGATTTGAAAGCGATAACCACTCCTTCCGCACTGTGCCTGAGCCTAGCCTTGCTTTAGGTATGCTGGCTATAGGTGGTGGTATGCTCCTCCGCAAGCGCAAAAATCAGAAGGCTCTCAACTTAGGGTAA
- a CDS encoding macro domain-containing protein, translated as MARVQGCILEDYLGEQPVGTSMIVQTYHHKHPFLATMRVPMSISGTDIPYVAMYSMLLAVRHHNQQQEQKINSIACPGLGTGIGRFPYSEAARLMALAYDHFLYPPKYLNCIVAAERQLQIWEGGNLGFA; from the coding sequence ATGGCAAGAGTTCAAGGGTGCATCCTTGAGGATTATTTGGGTGAACAGCCTGTGGGAACATCAATGATTGTGCAAACATACCATCACAAGCACCCTTTTTTAGCTACTATGCGAGTTCCCATGTCCATTTCTGGGACAGATATTCCTTATGTAGCGATGTATTCCATGCTGCTGGCTGTTCGACACCATAACCAACAGCAAGAGCAAAAAATTAACAGCATTGCTTGTCCTGGATTAGGTACAGGAATAGGTCGATTCCCATACAGTGAGGCTGCTAGACTTATGGCATTAGCCTATGACCATTTTCTGTATCCACCCAAGTATCTCAATTGTATAGTTGCAGCCGAAAGACAACTTCAGATATGGGAGGGAGGAAATTTAGGCTTTGCCTAA
- a CDS encoding Npun_F0296 family exosortase-dependent surface protein, whose protein sequence is MSLKKFASIAALSLTAIASISYAGSAHALGFSYSAGAYRDSAVTNQGAFSEQVNNKGYTTLDFNDGKVPSNDEVKYTFSKGTYSTTAYSGQTGIYNDIWAPAGIVGTDVNKSNYLAVFSGNTVTIENTKDKVFNYFGFDAGALSVGNTLEFFKGGNLVQQWTYDMMNKIATVSSSQQGGQLNGFFEFFSEGANDNFDKIVLSQNDGGGFESDNHTFRTGTGKYEAAKVPEPSVALGLLAVGGVFLRKRKNQKSLNLG, encoded by the coding sequence ATGTCTCTCAAAAAATTTGCTTCAATTGCTGCTTTATCTCTAACTGCGATCGCTTCTATATCTTATGCAGGTTCGGCTCACGCTCTCGGATTTAGCTACAGTGCTGGTGCTTACCGTGATAGTGCAGTTACAAATCAAGGTGCTTTTTCTGAGCAAGTTAACAACAAAGGTTACACAACCCTTGATTTCAATGATGGCAAAGTACCGAGCAACGATGAAGTGAAATATACTTTCTCTAAAGGTACTTATTCTACTACAGCTTATTCTGGGCAAACTGGTATTTACAATGACATCTGGGCACCTGCTGGTATTGTAGGAACAGACGTAAATAAGTCCAACTATTTAGCCGTTTTCAGCGGTAACACTGTCACCATCGAAAACACGAAAGATAAGGTTTTTAACTACTTCGGTTTTGATGCAGGCGCTCTGAGTGTAGGTAATACGTTGGAGTTCTTCAAGGGAGGAAACTTAGTTCAACAATGGACGTATGACATGATGAACAAGATTGCGACTGTTTCATCTTCGCAGCAGGGTGGTCAATTGAATGGATTCTTTGAGTTTTTCTCCGAAGGTGCAAATGACAACTTTGATAAGATTGTGCTTTCTCAGAATGATGGCGGTGGCTTTGAATCTGACAACCACACATTCCGTACAGGTACAGGAAAGTACGAGGCTGCTAAAGTACCTGAGCCAAGTGTAGCTTTAGGATTGCTAGCTGTTGGCGGTGTCTTCCTTCGCAAGCGCAAAAATCAGAAGTCTCTCAACTTGGGATAA
- the fusA gene encoding elongation factor G: protein MVLCAVAGVQSQSITVDRQMKRYRVPRLAFINKMDRLGADPFRVVQAMRDKLQLNAVLLQYPIGSEDNFQGVIDLVEMTAHYYQGENGEDLVKKSIPDALVDEAQQAREKLLDALSLFSEAMTEQLLEAEEVSQELIWQIIRKATLSLELTPVLLGSAFKNKGVQNLLDAIALYLPSPVDREVVKTAESVSIYPNPDDSLVALAFKLTVESFGQLTYIRIYSGTLKPGDTVYNSRTGKRVQINRLVRMHANKREEMQVAVAGDIIALLSVDCASGDTLCSGEPLSLERMFVPEPVITLSIMAKKQESGDRLSKALNRFQKEDPTFRVTHDPESSATLISGMGELHLEIYIERIQREYNAEVYVSKPAVAYRETILQKAAFDYRLKKQTGGSGQFAHVTGWIEPTSEPFVFENRVVGGVIPKEYIGACEKGFREAMQSGQLEGYLVTGVKVVLDGGSYHPIDSSEIAFRSAAHQAFEQAFIKTNPCILEPIMLVEVETPNEFFGRVQGDLSSRRGLLLGSETMLSYTVIRAEVPLAKMFGYSTDLRSLTSGMATFSMEFACYRRALAVK, encoded by the coding sequence ATGGTGCTGTGTGCGGTGGCGGGTGTGCAGTCGCAGTCTATCACCGTAGACCGCCAAATGAAGCGATATCGCGTGCCGCGTTTGGCGTTCATCAATAAGATGGATCGCCTTGGTGCTGACCCATTTCGTGTAGTACAAGCTATGCGAGATAAGTTGCAATTGAATGCTGTATTACTTCAGTACCCGATTGGTAGTGAAGACAACTTTCAAGGCGTGATTGACCTGGTGGAAATGACGGCTCACTATTATCAAGGTGAGAACGGGGAAGATTTAGTGAAAAAGTCAATTCCCGACGCGCTTGTAGATGAAGCACAACAAGCACGGGAAAAGTTGCTTGATGCTTTATCGCTGTTCTCGGAAGCAATGACCGAACAGCTACTTGAAGCTGAGGAAGTTTCCCAAGAACTAATTTGGCAAATCATCCGCAAAGCAACTTTAAGCTTGGAACTCACTCCCGTGCTGTTGGGTTCGGCATTCAAAAATAAGGGTGTGCAAAACTTGTTAGATGCGATCGCTCTTTATCTACCATCACCTGTAGATAGAGAAGTAGTCAAAACCGCAGAATCGGTGAGTATCTATCCTAACCCAGATGATTCTTTAGTGGCTTTGGCATTCAAACTGACAGTAGAATCCTTTGGGCAATTGACCTACATCCGCATCTACTCCGGAACGCTGAAACCAGGTGACACTGTATACAACTCGCGTACCGGGAAACGAGTGCAAATCAATCGCTTAGTAAGAATGCACGCCAACAAGCGAGAAGAAATGCAAGTCGCTGTCGCAGGGGATATTATTGCTTTGTTGAGTGTAGATTGTGCATCTGGCGATACCTTATGCTCAGGGGAACCACTATCTTTAGAAAGAATGTTTGTGCCGGAACCAGTGATTACGCTATCGATTATGGCTAAAAAACAGGAATCGGGCGATCGCTTATCCAAAGCACTCAACCGCTTTCAAAAAGAAGACCCCACCTTCCGCGTTACTCACGACCCCGAATCTAGCGCTACTCTGATTTCTGGGATGGGTGAACTCCATCTAGAAATCTACATTGAGCGCATCCAACGCGAATATAATGCCGAAGTTTACGTCAGTAAACCGGCGGTAGCTTATCGAGAAACCATCTTGCAAAAAGCTGCCTTCGACTACCGACTCAAAAAACAGACGGGTGGTTCTGGTCAATTTGCCCACGTTACTGGGTGGATTGAACCGACAAGCGAACCGTTTGTGTTTGAGAATCGTGTAGTTGGGGGTGTGATTCCTAAAGAGTACATCGGCGCTTGTGAGAAAGGTTTCCGGGAAGCAATGCAATCAGGACAGCTAGAAGGCTATCTGGTTACTGGGGTAAAAGTTGTTCTCGATGGAGGTTCGTATCACCCAATCGATTCAAGTGAAATTGCCTTTCGGTCAGCAGCGCATCAAGCTTTTGAACAAGCTTTTATCAAAACAAATCCTTGCATTTTAGAACCAATCATGCTTGTAGAAGTAGAAACCCCGAATGAGTTTTTTGGAAGAGTTCAGGGAGATTTATCCTCCCGTCGGGGTTTGTTATTGGGTTCCGAAACAATGCTCTCATACACGGTGATTCGGGCTGAAGTACCATTAGCAAAGATGTTTGGCTATTCAACAGATTTGCGATCGCTTACCTCTGGTATGGCAACTTTCTCGATGGAGTTTGCTTGCTATCGGCGAGCTTTAGCAGTGAAGTAA
- a CDS encoding XdhC family protein yields the protein MNELQTILNAFDESQKNSETSYLATVVNTKGSTYRRAGAKMLMTNTGKIIGAISGGCLENDVFQHTRQNMHFLEPIVVTYDNTADDDIVWGFGLGCNGVVQVLIERLDVKNELNPMRFIAQCLNNQQRGVIATVFSVEDALDVKVGSRLILNCDNSVITDIEQANLTKLIIKDAQAALDNQLSTVKKYQSSGSIEVLIEVIQPPTPLIIYGAGRDAVPVVNFAKALGWNVTVVDCRSHEATLDRLAIADKVILTRREIVHKEITIDENAIAVVMTHNYLDDLEILKTLLPSPARYLGILGPKQRTEKLLQDLEAEKITYSKQQLEKLYAPIGIDTGADTPEEIALSIIAEIQTVLAKRSGGFLRNRNQPIH from the coding sequence ATGAACGAGTTACAAACAATTCTCAACGCCTTCGACGAAAGCCAAAAAAACAGTGAAACCTCATACCTAGCAACTGTAGTCAACACCAAAGGCTCAACCTACCGACGTGCGGGTGCGAAAATGTTGATGACAAATACCGGAAAAATAATTGGCGCAATTAGCGGTGGTTGCTTAGAAAATGATGTCTTTCAACATACTCGCCAAAACATGCACTTCTTGGAACCGATTGTAGTCACCTACGATAACACTGCCGATGATGATATCGTCTGGGGATTTGGGCTGGGGTGCAACGGCGTTGTGCAAGTACTCATCGAACGCTTGGATGTAAAAAACGAACTTAACCCTATGAGATTCATTGCTCAGTGCTTAAATAATCAACAGCGCGGCGTTATCGCTACCGTTTTTAGTGTAGAGGATGCGCTCGATGTCAAAGTCGGCTCACGCCTAATTCTTAATTGTGACAATAGTGTAATAACTGATATTGAACAAGCAAACTTAACAAAACTTATTATTAAAGACGCTCAAGCTGCTTTGGACAATCAACTTTCAACAGTCAAAAAATATCAATCATCAGGCAGCATAGAAGTCTTAATCGAAGTCATCCAACCACCAACACCACTGATTATATATGGTGCAGGACGCGATGCGGTGCCTGTAGTTAATTTTGCCAAAGCATTAGGCTGGAATGTCACAGTAGTTGATTGCCGATCGCATGAAGCAACACTTGATCGATTAGCGATCGCTGACAAAGTGATTCTCACCCGTCGGGAAATAGTCCACAAAGAAATAACTATAGATGAAAACGCGATCGCTGTAGTGATGACACACAATTACCTCGACGATTTAGAAATTCTCAAAACGCTTTTACCATCACCCGCACGTTATCTAGGTATTTTAGGACCCAAGCAGCGCACAGAAAAACTACTTCAAGATTTAGAAGCAGAAAAAATAACTTATAGTAAACAACAACTAGAAAAATTATATGCGCCAATTGGCATCGATACAGGAGCAGATACCCCCGAAGAAATAGCCCTATCAATCATCGCCGAAATTCAAACAGTTTTAGCAAAACGTAGTGGAGGCTTTTTAAGAAACCGCAATCAACCAATTCATTGA
- a CDS encoding ATP-dependent Clp protease proteolytic subunit, with product MNLPYQIGLATVISTKDKENSFDIYSRLLAERIIFIKGELTEETANLIVAQMLFLDYEDPEKDITLYINSSGSSITAAMAVYDTISQIRTDVCTVCIGNAAAMGAFLLSSGTKGKRLALPNARITIRQLSGSSEGKATDIEVAAKEVLFLRESVNRIFAVNTGQSKEQIDSDSERDFFMSAEEALIYGLIDSIINKTER from the coding sequence ATGAACCTTCCTTATCAAATTGGTCTGGCAACTGTAATTTCGACAAAAGATAAAGAAAACAGCTTTGATATTTATTCGCGTTTGCTGGCAGAGCGAATTATCTTTATTAAAGGCGAACTTACCGAAGAAACAGCTAACCTAATTGTTGCCCAAATGCTGTTTCTAGATTATGAAGATCCAGAAAAAGACATCACTTTATATATCAACAGTTCTGGAAGTTCAATAACGGCGGCAATGGCTGTTTATGATACGATAAGCCAAATTCGCACAGATGTATGTACGGTTTGTATTGGTAATGCTGCTGCAATGGGAGCTTTCTTGCTTTCGTCAGGAACTAAGGGCAAAAGATTAGCTTTGCCAAATGCGAGAATTACGATTCGTCAATTATCAGGAAGCAGTGAAGGAAAAGCGACTGATATTGAAGTAGCGGCGAAAGAAGTTCTGTTTTTGAGAGAATCAGTTAATCGGATATTTGCTGTGAATACTGGTCAATCAAAAGAGCAAATTGATAGTGATTCGGAACGGGACTTTTTTATGAGTGCGGAAGAAGCACTCATTTACGGTTTAATTGACAGCATTATTAATAAAACAGAGCGCTGA
- a CDS encoding DJ-1/PfpI family protein — protein MIDSQKHIIGLVIYPGMTALDIVGPQQVFSSLPNLQIHRIWKTLDPIKTDDGMMILPDTTFENCPPLDVICVGGGLGQMAVVDDPEVLEFFQKQGRSTKFITSVCGGSEFLAKAGLLQGYRAATHWMMREQLALLGVEVGCERVVIDRNRMTGGGVTAGIDFGLVIAEVLCGEEAAKIAQLLMEYDPAPPFDVGSPEKAGSDLVRKAMLYAMGTLGLEVGSEVKSAV, from the coding sequence ATGATTGACTCACAAAAGCACATCATTGGTTTGGTCATTTATCCCGGCATGACGGCACTTGATATTGTGGGACCTCAGCAAGTTTTTAGTTCGCTTCCCAACCTCCAGATTCATCGAATCTGGAAAACGCTAGACCCGATTAAAACCGATGACGGAATGATGATTTTGCCTGATACCACCTTTGAAAATTGCCCGCCCTTGGACGTTATTTGTGTCGGCGGCGGCTTGGGACAGATGGCAGTAGTAGACGATCCAGAGGTGCTTGAATTTTTCCAGAAGCAGGGTAGGAGCACAAAGTTTATCACCTCTGTGTGCGGTGGATCTGAGTTTTTAGCGAAGGCAGGACTGCTACAAGGCTATCGAGCGGCTACTCACTGGATGATGCGTGAACAGCTAGCTCTTTTGGGCGTTGAGGTCGGATGTGAGCGAGTCGTCATTGACCGAAATCGCATGACTGGTGGGGGTGTTACGGCAGGCATTGATTTTGGTCTAGTGATTGCTGAAGTGCTTTGTGGTGAGGAAGCTGCCAAGATCGCTCAACTCTTAATGGAGTACGATCCAGCCCCTCCATTCGATGTGGGTTCACCAGAAAAAGCGGGATCTGATTTAGTGAGGAAGGCAATGTTATACGCTATGGGGACATTAGGTTTAGAAGTGGGTTCAGAAGTAAAATCAGCAGTTTGA
- a CDS encoding SRPBCC family protein — translation MIRLNMEVFYAYPPQRVWQVITNSQALAAWLMENDFQPRVGHKFRFQHSTLPGIDGSIDCEVIELDEPKRLSYTWQDKLMHQPSIVTWTLTPVDGGTRLQLKHQILQHETIKLEQLQHSGETWQNQFTHKSNTVTQTIPVGRYEPLNSIILDSFFHNGWNYKLNKILPQILKKS, via the coding sequence ATGATCCGATTGAATATGGAAGTTTTCTACGCTTATCCCCCGCAGCGGGTTTGGCAAGTTATTACTAATTCTCAAGCACTGGCAGCGTGGTTGATGGAAAACGACTTTCAGCCGCGTGTCGGACACAAATTTCGATTTCAGCATTCGACACTACCAGGAATAGACGGAAGCATTGATTGCGAAGTAATTGAACTCGACGAACCAAAGCGACTTTCTTATACTTGGCAAGACAAATTGATGCATCAGCCATCAATTGTTACTTGGACGCTAACACCTGTTGATGGCGGAACTCGACTACAACTGAAACATCAAATATTGCAGCATGAAACTATCAAATTAGAACAGTTACAGCATTCTGGTGAAACTTGGCAAAATCAATTTACACACAAGTCAAATACAGTAACTCAGACAATACCCGTCGGTAGATATGAACCATTAAATAGCATAATTCTCGATTCATTCTTTCATAATGGTTGGAACTACAAACTAAACAAAATCCTACCACAAATATTAAAAAAATCGTAG